From Synoicihabitans lomoniglobus, the proteins below share one genomic window:
- a CDS encoding phosphopantothenoylcysteine decarboxylase — MRFLITAGPTREHIDPVRYLSNGSSGKMGYALAAAAVARGGSVELVSGPVALPPPPGVNVTRVISAAEMHAACAARMTACDVFIAVAAVADYRPKHRSTDKAAKLPGDVTLELEPTVDILKAMGRLRTADQVLVGFAAETSDLEVKAPAKLAAKGCDWIVANDVSATGLGMESDDNAVSIWNTTGRVGMLGPAPKTRLAEQILALVLGDGGG, encoded by the coding sequence ATGCGATTTTTAATCACCGCAGGTCCCACGCGAGAGCACATCGATCCAGTGCGTTATTTGAGCAACGGTTCGAGCGGTAAAATGGGCTACGCACTCGCGGCGGCGGCGGTGGCGCGCGGTGGGTCGGTGGAACTCGTCAGCGGGCCGGTGGCGCTGCCGCCGCCTCCGGGCGTGAACGTGACTCGGGTGATCTCGGCGGCTGAAATGCACGCGGCTTGTGCAGCGCGCATGACCGCCTGCGACGTGTTCATCGCGGTGGCGGCGGTGGCGGACTATCGACCCAAGCATCGATCGACCGACAAAGCGGCGAAACTGCCGGGCGATGTGACGCTGGAACTGGAGCCCACGGTGGATATTTTGAAGGCGATGGGCCGCTTGCGAACCGCGGATCAAGTGCTGGTGGGCTTTGCGGCGGAGACCTCGGACCTGGAGGTCAAGGCTCCGGCCAAACTTGCGGCCAAAGGCTGTGATTGGATCGTGGCCAACGACGTGAGTGCAACCGGATTGGGCATGGAATCCGATGATAACGCGGTGAGTATTTGGAATACGACCGGGCGCGTGGGGATGCTCGGTCCCGCGCCAAAAACCCGCTTGGCGGAACAGATTTTGGCTTTGGTCCTGGGCGACGGCGGAGGGTGA